A window of the Lactuca sativa cultivar Salinas chromosome 5, Lsat_Salinas_v11, whole genome shotgun sequence genome harbors these coding sequences:
- the LOC111889978 gene encoding heavy metal-associated isoprenylated plant protein 7 isoform X1, producing MGEEIQKPEEAKKPEEETKPAAGDEKKGEDSKEPPTPPPPQEVVLRVFMHCEGCARKVRRCLKGFEGVEDVVTDCKTHKVVVKGEKADPLKVLERVQKKSHRKVELLSPIPTPEAEEPKKPEQEEPAKSEEKKDEQPTVISVVLKVHMHCEACAQEIRKRILKMKGVESVVPDLKSSQVEVKGTFPAAELVDYVHKRTGKIAVIVKQDPEPKKEEDANGKDEKKGGDGGGEKKEEKKADEGGEKQEATAKPEDAAAAAAVLELRKNEYYYYQPANYQLYPPRYAAEAAYAYPPAPEMFSDENPNACSVM from the exons ATGGGTGAG gAGATACAGAAGCCGGAGGAGGCGAAGAAGCCTGAGGAAGAAACAAAACCGGCCGCCGGAGATGAGAAAAAGGGAGAGGATTCAAAAGAACCGCCAACACCTCCGCCGCCGCAAGAGGTAGTTTTGAGAGTCTTTATGCATTGTGAAGGCTGTGCTAGAAAAGTCCGGCGATGTCTTAAAGGCTTTGAGG GCGTTGAAGATGTTGTTACGGATTGTAAGACTCATAAGGTTGTAGTGAAGGGAGAAAAAGCAGATCCATTGAAGGTTTTAGAAAGAGTCCAGAAAAAGAGTCACCGGAAAGTCGAGCTTCTGTCGCCGATCCCGACACCGGAGGCGGAGGAGCCCAAGAAGCCTGAACAAGAAGAACCTGCAAAATCGGAAGAAAAGAAAGATGag CAGCCAACGGTTATTTCAGTAGTTTTGAAAGTACACATGCATTGTGAAGCTTGTGCTCAAGAGATCAGAAAACGTATTCTCAAGATGAAGG GGGTGGAAAGTGTAGTGCCGGATCTAAAGAGCTCACAGGTGGAGGTGAAAGGGACTTTTCCGGCGGCGGAGTTGGTTGATTACGTGCACAAAAGAACAGGGAAAATCGCCGTGATCGTGAAGCAAGATCCGGAGCCAAAGAAAGAGGAAGACGCTAACGGTAAAGATGAGAAAAAGGGTGGCGACGGCGGTGGtgagaagaaagaagagaagaaagccGATGAAGGCGGTGAGAAGCAAGAAGCAACGGCGAAACCAGAGGACGCGGCGGCGGCGGCGGCGGTGTTGGAGCTGAGGAAGAATGAATATTACTATTATCAGCCAGCAAATTACCAGTTATACCCTCCACGATACGCCGCAGAGGCGGCCTATGCGTACCCACCAGCTCCAGAAATGTTCAGTGACGAAAACCCCAATGCGTGCAGTGTAATGTAA
- the LOC111889978 gene encoding heavy metal-associated isoprenylated plant protein 7 isoform X3, translating to MHCEGCARKVRRCLKGFEGVEDVVTDCKTHKVVVKGEKADPLKVLERVQKKSHRKVELLSPIPTPEAEEPKKPEQEEPAKSEEKKDEQPTVISVVLKVHMHCEACAQEIRKRILKMKGVESVVPDLKSSQVEVKGTFPAAELVDYVHKRTGKIAVIVKQDPEPKKEEDANGKDEKKGGDGGGEKKEEKKADEGGEKQEATAKPEDAAAAAAVLELRKNEYYYYQPANYQLYPPRYAAEAAYAYPPAPEMFSDENPNACSVM from the exons ATGCATTGTGAAGGCTGTGCTAGAAAAGTCCGGCGATGTCTTAAAGGCTTTGAGG GCGTTGAAGATGTTGTTACGGATTGTAAGACTCATAAGGTTGTAGTGAAGGGAGAAAAAGCAGATCCATTGAAGGTTTTAGAAAGAGTCCAGAAAAAGAGTCACCGGAAAGTCGAGCTTCTGTCGCCGATCCCGACACCGGAGGCGGAGGAGCCCAAGAAGCCTGAACAAGAAGAACCTGCAAAATCGGAAGAAAAGAAAGATGag CAGCCAACGGTTATTTCAGTAGTTTTGAAAGTACACATGCATTGTGAAGCTTGTGCTCAAGAGATCAGAAAACGTATTCTCAAGATGAAGG GGGTGGAAAGTGTAGTGCCGGATCTAAAGAGCTCACAGGTGGAGGTGAAAGGGACTTTTCCGGCGGCGGAGTTGGTTGATTACGTGCACAAAAGAACAGGGAAAATCGCCGTGATCGTGAAGCAAGATCCGGAGCCAAAGAAAGAGGAAGACGCTAACGGTAAAGATGAGAAAAAGGGTGGCGACGGCGGTGGtgagaagaaagaagagaagaaagccGATGAAGGCGGTGAGAAGCAAGAAGCAACGGCGAAACCAGAGGACGCGGCGGCGGCGGCGGCGGTGTTGGAGCTGAGGAAGAATGAATATTACTATTATCAGCCAGCAAATTACCAGTTATACCCTCCACGATACGCCGCAGAGGCGGCCTATGCGTACCCACCAGCTCCAGAAATGTTCAGTGACGAAAACCCCAATGCGTGCAGTGTAATGTAA
- the LOC111889978 gene encoding heavy metal-associated isoprenylated plant protein 7 isoform X2: MGEEIQKPEEAKKPEEETKPAAGDEKKGEDSKEPPTPPPPQEVVLRVFMHCEGCARKVRRCLKGFEGVEDVVTDCKTHKVVVKGEKADPLKVLERVQKKSHRKVELLSPIPTPEAEEPKKPEQEEPAKSEEKKDEPTVISVVLKVHMHCEACAQEIRKRILKMKGVESVVPDLKSSQVEVKGTFPAAELVDYVHKRTGKIAVIVKQDPEPKKEEDANGKDEKKGGDGGGEKKEEKKADEGGEKQEATAKPEDAAAAAAVLELRKNEYYYYQPANYQLYPPRYAAEAAYAYPPAPEMFSDENPNACSVM; encoded by the exons ATGGGTGAG gAGATACAGAAGCCGGAGGAGGCGAAGAAGCCTGAGGAAGAAACAAAACCGGCCGCCGGAGATGAGAAAAAGGGAGAGGATTCAAAAGAACCGCCAACACCTCCGCCGCCGCAAGAGGTAGTTTTGAGAGTCTTTATGCATTGTGAAGGCTGTGCTAGAAAAGTCCGGCGATGTCTTAAAGGCTTTGAGG GCGTTGAAGATGTTGTTACGGATTGTAAGACTCATAAGGTTGTAGTGAAGGGAGAAAAAGCAGATCCATTGAAGGTTTTAGAAAGAGTCCAGAAAAAGAGTCACCGGAAAGTCGAGCTTCTGTCGCCGATCCCGACACCGGAGGCGGAGGAGCCCAAGAAGCCTGAACAAGAAGAACCTGCAAAATCGGAAGAAAAGAAAGATGag CCAACGGTTATTTCAGTAGTTTTGAAAGTACACATGCATTGTGAAGCTTGTGCTCAAGAGATCAGAAAACGTATTCTCAAGATGAAGG GGGTGGAAAGTGTAGTGCCGGATCTAAAGAGCTCACAGGTGGAGGTGAAAGGGACTTTTCCGGCGGCGGAGTTGGTTGATTACGTGCACAAAAGAACAGGGAAAATCGCCGTGATCGTGAAGCAAGATCCGGAGCCAAAGAAAGAGGAAGACGCTAACGGTAAAGATGAGAAAAAGGGTGGCGACGGCGGTGGtgagaagaaagaagagaagaaagccGATGAAGGCGGTGAGAAGCAAGAAGCAACGGCGAAACCAGAGGACGCGGCGGCGGCGGCGGCGGTGTTGGAGCTGAGGAAGAATGAATATTACTATTATCAGCCAGCAAATTACCAGTTATACCCTCCACGATACGCCGCAGAGGCGGCCTATGCGTACCCACCAGCTCCAGAAATGTTCAGTGACGAAAACCCCAATGCGTGCAGTGTAATGTAA